One window of Gloeothece citriformis PCC 7424 genomic DNA carries:
- a CDS encoding DUF4276 family protein, with the protein MHLEFLVEEWSTKEFLIQVLPKILQPEISYKIHDFRGKTDLLKKLSARLKGYKAWIPDDYKIVVIVDRDEEDCQQLKKKLEQIAKDVGFITKSTVQSKENFQVLNRIAIEELEAWFFGDVKAIIQAYPKVSKHLNKKEKYRDPDAITGGTWEALERGLQKAGYHQGGLEKVKATKEISAYMNPQENCSKSFQIFYNGLLELISYND; encoded by the coding sequence GTGCATCTTGAGTTTCTGGTTGAGGAATGGTCTACTAAAGAATTTTTAATACAAGTGTTACCCAAAATTTTACAACCCGAAATCAGTTATAAAATTCATGACTTTCGGGGGAAAACAGATTTATTAAAAAAATTATCGGCTCGTCTTAAAGGATATAAAGCATGGATTCCTGATGATTATAAAATTGTAGTGATTGTAGATAGAGATGAAGAAGATTGTCAACAACTCAAAAAAAAACTAGAACAGATAGCTAAAGATGTAGGATTTATAACTAAATCAACTGTTCAATCTAAAGAGAATTTTCAAGTTTTAAACCGCATTGCCATTGAAGAATTAGAAGCTTGGTTTTTCGGTGATGTCAAAGCTATCATTCAAGCTTACCCCAAAGTATCAAAGCATTTAAACAAAAAAGAAAAATATAGAGATCCTGATGCCATTACAGGTGGAACATGGGAAGCCTTAGAGAGGGGACTTCAAAAAGCCGGTTATCATCAAGGGGGATTAGAAAAAGTCAAAGCCACTAAAGAAATTTCAGCCTATATGAATCCCCAAGAAAATTGTTCTAAAAGCTTTCAAATATTTTATAATGGATTGTTAGAGTTAATATCCTATAATGACTAA
- a CDS encoding flavin prenyltransferase UbiX: MTTEKPLILGITGASGLIYGVRALKFLLQANYTIDLVASKAVYMVWQAEQNIRMPVEPDLQEQFWREQAQVPTQGKLRCHRSTDVGSSIASGSFRTLGMVIIPCSMSTVAKIANGLSSDLLERAADVQLKESRPLVIVPRETPFSLIHLRNLTQLAEAGVKIVPAIPAWYHNPQTIEDLVDFVVARTLDQLDIDCVPLQRWQGHQD, encoded by the coding sequence ATGACAACGGAAAAACCTTTAATTTTAGGAATAACTGGGGCATCTGGCTTAATTTATGGGGTTCGTGCCCTGAAGTTTCTTCTACAAGCCAATTATACTATCGATTTAGTTGCTTCAAAAGCCGTCTATATGGTGTGGCAAGCTGAACAAAATATCCGAATGCCTGTCGAACCCGACTTACAAGAACAATTTTGGCGCGAACAAGCTCAAGTGCCTACCCAAGGAAAACTCCGTTGTCATCGTTCGACTGATGTGGGAAGCTCGATCGCTAGTGGTTCTTTTCGTACTCTAGGAATGGTAATTATTCCTTGTAGTATGAGTACAGTTGCTAAAATAGCTAATGGATTAAGTTCTGATCTTTTGGAGAGAGCCGCAGATGTTCAACTTAAAGAGAGTCGCCCTCTGGTGATTGTTCCCCGTGAAACTCCGTTTAGTTTAATTCATTTAAGAAATTTGACTCAATTAGCCGAAGCCGGCGTAAAGATTGTTCCCGCTATTCCTGCCTGGTATCATAACCCCCAAACTATTGAGGATTTAGTCGATTTTGTTGTTGCCCGGACTTTAGATCAATTAGATATTGATTGTGTACCTTTACAACGTTGGCAAGGACATCAAGATTAG
- a CDS encoding adenosine-specific kinase, giving the protein MELKAVSLEIPEGCNIIFGQSHFIKTVEDLYEIIVGISAQVKFGLAFCEASGPCLIRVAGNDEELQDVAIKNAQSVAAGHSFIIVLKNAFPINFLNTIKQCQEVCNIYCATANPVQVILAETEQGRGVLGVVDGFSPKGVESSDDVTARQGFLRKIGYKL; this is encoded by the coding sequence ATGGAACTTAAAGCAGTCTCTTTAGAAATTCCCGAAGGGTGTAATATTATTTTTGGTCAAAGTCACTTCATCAAGACGGTTGAGGATTTATATGAGATTATTGTCGGTATCTCAGCACAAGTTAAGTTTGGGTTAGCTTTTTGTGAAGCGTCTGGCCCCTGTTTAATTCGGGTTGCAGGGAATGATGAGGAGTTACAAGACGTTGCCATCAAAAATGCTCAATCTGTGGCCGCTGGCCATAGTTTTATTATTGTGCTAAAAAATGCTTTCCCGATTAATTTTTTAAATACGATTAAACAGTGTCAGGAGGTGTGTAATATTTACTGCGCTACCGCTAACCCTGTACAGGTTATTCTCGCAGAAACCGAACAAGGACGGGGGGTTTTAGGGGTGGTTGATGGGTTCTCTCCTAAAGGGGTGGAAAGTTCTGATGATGTTACGGCGCGTCAGGGGTTTTTACGGAAAATTGGGTATAAGTTATAA
- a CDS encoding CTP synthase — MTKFVFVTGGVVSSIGKGIVAASLGRLFKSRDYSVSILKLDPYINVDPGTMSPFQHGEVFVTDDGAETDLDLGHYERFTDTPMSRLNSVTTGSIYQAVINKERRGDYMGGTVQVIPHITNEIKERIHRVAKNTNPDIVIIEIGGTVGDIESLPFLEAIRQFRKEVGRNNVVYMHVTLIPWIPAAGEMKTKPTQHSVKELRSIGIQPDVLVCRCDRPLQPGLKEKLSAFCDVPVASVIMSQDASTIYQVPLNLEEEGLAQQTLELLNLEPRQPDLSQWRTLVQQMQSPSKQIEVALVGKYVQLSDAYLSVVEALGHAAIATNSVVKIRWVSAEDLENDSAEQHLEGVSGIVVPGGFGVRGVDGKVRAIEYARHHNIPFLGLCMGMQCSVIEWARNIAHLEKANSAEFDRESPNPVINLLPEQQDVVDLGGTMRLGLYPCRLTPDTQTFALYKQEVVYERHRHRYEFNNAYRSLFLETGYVISGTSPDGRLVEIIELPGHPFFIATQFHPEFRSRPSTPHPLFLGFVKASVDYNHVSLDSKIQTHIELVTEENTPSIALG; from the coding sequence ATGACTAAATTTGTCTTTGTGACTGGCGGGGTTGTTTCCAGTATAGGGAAAGGTATTGTCGCCGCAAGCTTAGGACGGTTATTTAAATCGAGGGATTATTCCGTCTCGATCCTCAAGTTAGACCCTTATATTAACGTAGATCCAGGAACAATGAGTCCGTTTCAACATGGGGAAGTTTTTGTCACTGATGACGGGGCAGAAACAGACTTAGACTTAGGGCATTATGAACGCTTCACCGATACACCCATGTCTCGTCTCAATAGTGTCACCACTGGGTCAATTTATCAAGCAGTGATCAACAAAGAACGTCGGGGGGACTATATGGGGGGAACAGTTCAAGTTATCCCTCATATTACCAATGAAATTAAAGAACGGATTCATCGAGTAGCGAAAAACACCAACCCTGATATTGTGATTATAGAAATTGGGGGGACTGTGGGAGATATTGAATCATTACCCTTTTTAGAAGCTATTCGTCAATTTCGCAAAGAAGTCGGGCGCAATAACGTCGTCTATATGCACGTTACCCTTATTCCTTGGATACCTGCCGCCGGGGAAATGAAAACCAAACCCACTCAACACTCAGTCAAAGAGTTACGATCGATAGGGATACAGCCGGACGTTTTAGTCTGTCGTTGCGATCGCCCTTTACAGCCGGGACTCAAAGAAAAACTATCGGCTTTTTGTGATGTGCCGGTTGCCTCAGTAATTATGTCACAAGATGCCAGCACCATTTATCAAGTTCCTTTAAATTTAGAAGAAGAAGGACTAGCACAGCAAACCTTAGAATTACTGAACCTCGAACCGAGACAACCGGATCTCAGTCAATGGCGGACATTAGTTCAGCAAATGCAGTCCCCCAGTAAACAGATAGAAGTAGCATTAGTCGGTAAATATGTCCAATTAAGTGATGCTTACTTATCGGTAGTAGAAGCTTTAGGTCATGCAGCGATCGCCACTAATAGTGTCGTTAAAATCCGTTGGGTAAGTGCAGAAGACTTAGAAAACGACTCCGCAGAGCAACATTTAGAGGGAGTTAGCGGAATAGTTGTTCCTGGGGGGTTTGGGGTTAGAGGAGTAGACGGAAAAGTCAGAGCGATCGAATATGCCCGTCATCATAATATACCCTTTTTAGGATTATGTATGGGAATGCAATGTTCTGTGATTGAATGGGCGAGAAATATAGCCCATTTAGAAAAGGCCAATAGTGCAGAATTCGATCGAGAAAGTCCCAACCCTGTGATTAATTTATTACCAGAACAACAGGATGTAGTAGATTTAGGGGGGACAATGAGATTAGGATTATATCCTTGTCGTTTAACGCCGGATACACAGACTTTTGCCCTGTATAAACAGGAAGTGGTTTATGAACGTCATCGTCATCGCTACGAATTTAATAATGCTTACCGAAGTTTATTTTTAGAAACCGGTTATGTTATTAGTGGAACTTCTCCCGATGGGCGCTTAGTAGAAATCATCGAACTCCCCGGTCATCCCTTCTTTATTGCCACTCAATTCCATCCTGAATTTCGTTCTCGTCCGAGTACCCCTCATCCTTTATTTTTGGGATTTGTGAAAGCTTCTGTAGACTACAATCATGTCAGTTTAGATTCTAAAATACAGACTCATATTGAGTTAGTGACAGAAGAAAATACACCGTCTATTGCTTTAGGATAG
- a CDS encoding NAD(P)H-quinone oxidoreductase subunit N — MDFSSFVASQLNAGTIWPEGIIIITLMVILIGDLIVGRSSKTWLPYVAIAGLLAAVVALYFEWDNPNTLSFLGAFNGDNLSIVFRAIVALSTTVTILMSVRYVEQSGTSLAEFIAIMLTATLGGMFLSGANELVMIFISLEMLSISSYLMTGYMKRDSRSNEAALKYLLIGASSSAIFLYGVSLLYGLSGGETTLDAIAAKITNVNGGQSLGLAIALVFVIAGIAFKISAVPFHQWTPDVYEGSPTPVVAFLSVGSKAAGFALAIRLLVTAFALVSEQWHFIFTALAILSMVLGNVVALAQTSMKRMLAYSSIGQAGFVMIGLTANSDAGYSSMIFYLLIYLFMNLGAFICIILFALRTGTDQISEYSGLYQKDPLLTLGLSICLLSLGGIPPLAGFFGKIYLFWAGWQSGLYGLVLLGLVTSVISIYYYIRVVKMMVVKEPQDMSESVKNYPEIRWNLPGMRPLQVGLVLSVIATSLAGILSNPLFNLATDSVTSTPILQSAVISTQISQADK; from the coding sequence ATGGATTTTTCTAGTTTTGTCGCTTCCCAACTGAATGCGGGCACAATTTGGCCAGAAGGGATCATCATTATTACCTTAATGGTAATTCTCATTGGCGATCTCATTGTCGGACGCAGTTCTAAAACTTGGTTGCCCTATGTGGCGATCGCAGGATTACTCGCTGCTGTTGTTGCCCTCTATTTTGAGTGGGATAACCCAAACACTCTGTCATTTTTAGGGGCGTTTAATGGGGATAATCTCAGTATCGTTTTTCGGGCTATTGTTGCCCTGTCCACCACAGTCACTATTTTAATGTCTGTTCGCTATGTCGAGCAGTCGGGGACATCTTTAGCTGAGTTTATCGCTATTATGCTCACGGCGACTCTGGGGGGAATGTTCCTCAGTGGGGCTAATGAGTTGGTGATGATTTTCATCTCCTTAGAAATGCTGAGTATCTCCTCTTATCTGATGACTGGGTATATGAAGCGGGATTCTCGTTCTAATGAGGCGGCTTTAAAATACCTCTTAATCGGGGCATCGAGTTCCGCTATTTTTCTCTATGGCGTGTCTCTGTTGTATGGATTATCAGGAGGAGAAACTACCTTAGATGCGATCGCTGCTAAAATTACCAATGTGAATGGAGGCCAGTCTTTAGGTTTAGCGATTGCTTTAGTCTTTGTGATTGCGGGGATTGCCTTTAAAATTTCTGCTGTTCCTTTCCATCAGTGGACACCCGATGTTTATGAAGGTTCTCCTACCCCAGTGGTTGCTTTCTTGTCGGTGGGTTCAAAAGCGGCTGGTTTTGCCCTAGCTATTCGTTTATTAGTCACTGCTTTTGCTTTAGTGAGCGAACAGTGGCATTTTATCTTTACCGCCTTGGCGATTTTGAGTATGGTACTCGGAAATGTAGTCGCTTTGGCACAAACCAGTATGAAGCGAATGCTAGCTTACTCTTCTATTGGGCAAGCCGGATTTGTCATGATTGGATTAACCGCCAACAGTGATGCCGGATATTCCAGCATGATTTTTTATCTGCTGATTTACTTGTTTATGAACCTAGGGGCTTTTATTTGTATTATTCTTTTTGCCCTACGCACAGGAACGGATCAAATTTCTGAATATTCGGGATTATATCAGAAAGATCCTTTACTCACTCTAGGTTTAAGTATTTGCTTATTGTCCTTGGGCGGTATTCCTCCTTTAGCCGGTTTCTTTGGTAAGATTTACCTGTTTTGGGCAGGTTGGCAATCGGGATTATATGGCTTAGTTTTGTTGGGGTTAGTCACCAGCGTTATCTCGATTTACTATTACATTCGCGTGGTGAAGATGATGGTGGTTAAAGAACCTCAAGATATGTCCGAGTCCGTGAAAAATTATCCGGAAATTCGTTGGAATTTACCCGGTATGCGCCCTCTACAAGTGGGGTTAGTGTTATCGGTTATTGCGACTTCTTTGGCGGGGATTTTATCAAATCCTTTGTTTAATTTGGCGACGGATTCTGTCACCAGTACCCCCATTTTACAGTCGGCAGTTATCAGTACCCAAATCTCTCAAGCTGATAAATAA
- a CDS encoding Uma2 family endonuclease codes for MKTPIINPSTELITEQRIILHGVTWQQYETIRTALDQVPGAKMIYLDGILEIMTPSPEHEYKKSTIGELLSVYLREKKIRFYRCGSPTLKRELTKRGKEPDESYNIATKKEIPDIAIEVIISSGSLDILSIYQGLGVPEVWLWQQNQLSIYHLREQGYEKISRSEFLPDLDLEILTRYINYPDQYDAIIEFRAAIQE; via the coding sequence ATGAAAACTCCCATCATTAACCCATCAACAGAACTCATTACAGAACAACGGATTATTTTACATGGGGTAACTTGGCAACAATACGAAACGATACGCACAGCACTTGACCAAGTTCCAGGCGCTAAAATGATTTATTTAGATGGAATCTTAGAAATTATGACCCCTTCTCCTGAACATGAGTATAAAAAATCAACTATTGGTGAATTGTTAAGCGTTTATTTGAGAGAAAAGAAGATTAGATTTTATCGATGTGGTTCACCCACTCTAAAACGGGAATTAACCAAAAGAGGAAAAGAACCTGATGAGTCTTACAATATCGCCACAAAAAAAGAAATACCAGATATTGCTATAGAAGTCATTATTAGTAGTGGGAGTTTAGATATTTTATCCATTTATCAGGGGTTAGGTGTTCCTGAAGTTTGGTTATGGCAACAAAACCAGTTATCTATCTATCATCTTCGAGAACAGGGTTATGAAAAAATATCCAGAAGTGAGTTTTTACCCGATTTAGATTTAGAGATTTTAACTCGTTATATTAATTATCCAGATCAATATGATGCTATTATTGAGTTTAGAGCAGCAATTCAAGAATAA
- a CDS encoding nuclear transport factor 2 family protein: MTNLTEHIPQEIINQRVDEYFASMEKMNASIWQEIFAQDATIQDPVGKPPFNPHEMAEKFFGFLGNFYEKIELTKDQTYLAGNAAAVQWTMNISSKQGRQATSKGISIIELNQQGKIQQISSYWDEPALIKQLRP, encoded by the coding sequence ATGACTAACTTAACTGAACACATTCCACAAGAAATCATTAATCAACGAGTAGATGAATATTTTGCCAGTATGGAAAAAATGAACGCTTCTATATGGCAAGAAATATTCGCCCAAGATGCTACAATTCAAGATCCGGTAGGAAAACCCCCATTTAACCCCCATGAAATGGCCGAGAAATTTTTCGGATTTTTAGGCAACTTTTACGAAAAAATAGAACTCACAAAAGACCAAACTTATCTAGCTGGTAATGCCGCCGCCGTTCAGTGGACAATGAATATAAGCAGTAAACAAGGTCGCCAAGCAACCAGCAAAGGAATAAGTATCATAGAACTCAACCAACAAGGAAAAATACAACAAATCTCATCCTATTGGGACGAACCAGCATTAATTAAACAACTCAGACCCTAA
- a CDS encoding GNAT family N-acetyltransferase: MTLLPEGYRLRQGYSKDRALLVKFMNETYQELFPEQQNFSHLAETVKKYYSSQTPLWLIELSSDTQKISTPIGCLWMGTAVDQVTGERYAHIFLVYVAVAHRHQGIATALLDEAQNWAIQRNNHQIGLHVFLHNQPALNLYRRFGFEPQSLSMIKPLSNKSS; the protein is encoded by the coding sequence ATGACCCTGTTACCTGAAGGCTATCGACTACGACAAGGTTATAGTAAAGATAGGGCTTTACTGGTCAAGTTTATGAATGAAACTTACCAAGAACTTTTTCCGGAACAACAAAATTTTTCCCATTTAGCGGAAACCGTAAAAAAATATTACTCTTCTCAAACCCCCCTATGGTTGATCGAATTATCCTCCGACACTCAAAAAATATCAACTCCTATAGGTTGTTTATGGATGGGAACTGCTGTTGATCAGGTGACAGGAGAACGCTATGCTCATATTTTCTTAGTTTATGTAGCTGTTGCCCATCGCCATCAGGGAATTGCTACCGCTTTGCTCGATGAAGCTCAAAATTGGGCGATCCAAAGAAATAATCATCAGATCGGGCTTCATGTTTTCCTCCACAACCAACCCGCCTTAAATTTATATCGTCGTTTCGGGTTTGAACCTCAATCTTTATCGATGATTAAACCTCTTAGTAACAAATCGTCTTAG
- a CDS encoding DNA adenine methylase, with the protein MTKQLSLKKTPLRYPGGKSRGIKTISQYLPQKFSEYREPFIGGGSVFIYLKQIYPDLKFWINDLNPELYLFWKIAQSNLSDLIQEITHIKNNRQEGKKIFEELTTVNLDNLSELERAVRFFVLNRITFSGTVESGGFSEQAFQKRFTESSIKRLEQLEIILKDVKMTNLDYREVLLEPGENIFTFLDPPYLAATPSRLYGKDGNLHTSFDHKRFANTMKHCQHQWLITYDNSPEIKTDFADFNIIEWELQYGMNNYKQGKADKGKELIITNYPVTIKQDHPKIEQLSLDLFF; encoded by the coding sequence ATGACTAAACAACTATCCCTAAAAAAAACTCCCCTTCGTTATCCTGGGGGTAAATCTAGAGGTATTAAAACGATTAGTCAATATTTACCTCAAAAGTTTTCAGAATATCGAGAGCCTTTTATTGGTGGGGGGTCTGTATTTATTTATCTTAAACAAATTTATCCCGATTTAAAATTTTGGATTAATGATTTAAATCCTGAGTTATATTTATTCTGGAAAATTGCTCAATCTAATTTAAGTGATTTAATTCAAGAAATAACCCATATTAAAAATAACAGGCAAGAAGGTAAAAAAATATTTGAAGAATTAACGACGGTAAACCTAGATAATTTATCGGAATTAGAACGAGCCGTTAGATTTTTTGTGCTTAATAGAATTACGTTTTCCGGGACGGTAGAATCAGGGGGTTTTTCTGAGCAAGCTTTTCAAAAACGCTTTACCGAGTCTTCTATCAAACGATTAGAACAGTTAGAAATAATTTTAAAAGATGTAAAAATGACTAATTTAGATTATCGGGAAGTTTTACTTGAGCCAGGAGAAAATATATTTACCTTTTTAGATCCTCCCTATTTAGCCGCTACCCCATCAAGACTCTATGGAAAAGATGGCAATTTACATACATCTTTCGATCATAAACGGTTTGCTAATACGATGAAACACTGTCAGCATCAGTGGTTAATTACTTATGATAATTCTCCCGAAATTAAAACTGATTTTGCTGACTTTAATATCATTGAGTGGGAATTACAATATGGTATGAATAATTATAAACAGGGTAAAGCAGATAAAGGCAAAGAGTTAATTATTACCAATTATCCGGTTACAATTAAACAAGATCATCCTAAAATTGAACAATTAAGTCTGGATTTATTTTTCTAA
- a CDS encoding AAA family ATPase translates to MIQRLYVHNFRCLENFELILKEMPSSLLIGKNGSGKSTIAFVLEILQNIGRGINRVGQLIQSKDFNRGRSDVPIRIEIEVLLDDKLYKYVLALELPENFRELRVFEEELLIQGNPIYSRQEAKVTLYKNQQNSEAQFFVDWHLIALPVIQEQSEKDPLHIFKLWLARMIILAPIPSLMTGNSYGETLEPKRDGSNFGEWFSGLLSRYPAAYTKIDQYLREVMPDIQDFLNEGIGKDAKSMVVRFEAKSANLRIDFKELSDGEKCFFLCAVVLAANEYYGPLFCFWDEPDNYLSLSEVGHFLMSLRRSFTNKGQMITTSHNEEAIRRFSNENTFVLERKSHLEPTLVRLLSDIPVKGDLISTLIAGEL, encoded by the coding sequence ATGATTCAAAGACTATATGTCCATAACTTCCGATGTCTAGAGAATTTTGAATTAATTCTCAAAGAGATGCCATCATCCCTTTTAATTGGAAAAAATGGTTCAGGCAAATCAACCATTGCTTTTGTCTTAGAAATCCTGCAAAATATTGGACGAGGAATTAATAGAGTCGGACAACTGATCCAGTCTAAGGATTTTAATCGAGGAAGGTCTGATGTCCCTATTCGGATTGAAATAGAAGTATTACTTGATGATAAATTATATAAATATGTTCTGGCATTAGAATTACCAGAAAATTTTAGAGAGCTTCGTGTTTTTGAAGAAGAACTGTTAATTCAAGGAAATCCTATTTATTCTCGCCAAGAAGCCAAAGTCACCCTTTATAAGAATCAACAAAATTCTGAAGCTCAGTTTTTTGTTGATTGGCATCTCATTGCACTGCCAGTAATTCAAGAGCAATCAGAGAAAGATCCGCTTCATATTTTCAAGCTTTGGTTGGCACGAATGATTATTTTAGCACCAATTCCTAGTTTAATGACAGGAAATTCTTATGGTGAAACCTTAGAACCCAAAAGAGACGGTTCAAATTTTGGCGAGTGGTTTTCTGGGTTACTCAGTCGTTATCCTGCCGCTTACACAAAAATAGACCAATATCTCCGAGAAGTGATGCCGGATATTCAAGATTTTTTGAATGAAGGCATCGGGAAGGATGCTAAAAGTATGGTGGTTCGCTTTGAAGCCAAAAGTGCTAACTTAAGGATTGATTTTAAAGAGTTATCTGATGGGGAAAAATGCTTTTTTCTCTGTGCTGTTGTGTTAGCGGCGAATGAATATTACGGCCCTCTTTTTTGCTTTTGGGATGAACCAGATAACTATCTTTCCCTCTCAGAAGTTGGACATTTTCTGATGTCACTACGGCGCTCATTTACAAATAAAGGTCAGATGATAACAACTTCACATAATGAGGAAGCTATCCGCAGGTTTTCTAATGAAAATACTTTTGTCCTTGAGCGAAAAAGCCACTTAGAACCAACTTTAGTCAGATTGCTCAGTGATATACCAGTCAAAGGCGACTTAATCAGTACCTTGATTGCTGGCGAATTATGA
- a CDS encoding AAA family ATPase, which translates to MSKTSIPRIEYLRVQNYRALRDLELKNITPLTVLLGPNGSGKSTIFDVFAFLSECFTLGLRKAWDKRGRFKELRTRGQDGYIVIELKYKETKESPIITYHLAISENNKGPYVAEEWLQWRRGKTGQPFRFLNFKEGEGQATTGEMPDKEDKRDNEKLESPEFLAVSTLGQFAKHPRVSALRRFITGWYLSYLTADNTRTQPEAGEQERLSASGDNLPNVIQYLKEQYPERLEHILNTLSNRIPRLEKVDASIMPDGRLLLQIKDAPFTQPILAKFASDGTLKMLAYLTVLYDPDPPQLVGIEEPENHLHPRLLPELAEECRAASANTQLMITTHSPFFVDGLKPEEVWVLYRDENGFTQAKRTADMQGVKEFIKNGALLGQLWMEDYFDVGNPLINSKT; encoded by the coding sequence ATGTCTAAAACATCCATTCCTCGGATTGAATACCTACGAGTTCAAAATTATCGAGCCTTGCGTGATTTAGAATTAAAAAATATAACTCCTCTTACCGTCTTATTAGGCCCTAATGGGAGTGGAAAATCAACTATATTTGATGTTTTTGCCTTTTTATCAGAATGCTTTACTCTTGGTTTAAGAAAAGCGTGGGATAAAAGAGGAAGATTTAAAGAATTGCGAACGAGAGGACAAGACGGTTATATTGTTATTGAACTTAAATATAAAGAAACCAAAGAATCTCCTATTATTACTTATCACCTTGCCATCTCTGAAAATAATAAAGGTCCTTATGTAGCAGAAGAATGGCTTCAATGGCGAAGAGGAAAAACCGGTCAACCTTTTCGGTTTCTCAACTTTAAAGAAGGAGAAGGACAAGCAACTACTGGAGAAATGCCAGATAAAGAAGATAAAAGAGATAATGAAAAATTAGAATCTCCTGAATTTCTGGCAGTTAGTACCCTTGGACAATTTGCTAAACATCCGCGAGTTAGTGCCTTACGTCGCTTTATTACTGGTTGGTATTTATCTTATTTAACAGCAGATAATACCCGGACTCAACCTGAAGCCGGGGAACAAGAAAGATTATCCGCTAGTGGTGATAATTTGCCTAATGTTATTCAATATTTAAAAGAACAATATCCTGAGCGTTTAGAACATATTCTTAATACTCTTTCTAACCGTATTCCTCGTTTAGAAAAAGTTGATGCTTCAATTATGCCGGATGGGAGACTTCTCTTACAAATTAAAGATGCGCCTTTTACTCAACCAATACTAGCTAAATTTGCTTCTGATGGAACTTTAAAAATGTTAGCTTATCTAACTGTATTATATGATCCCGACCCTCCCCAATTAGTGGGAATTGAAGAACCAGAAAATCATCTTCATCCCCGTTTATTACCTGAACTAGCCGAAGAATGTCGCGCAGCTTCTGCTAATACTCAATTAATGATAACTACCCATTCACCCTTTTTTGTTGATGGACTTAAACCCGAAGAAGTTTGGGTACTTTATCGAGATGAAAATGGCTTTACACAAGCTAAACGAACGGCTGATATGCAAGGAGTTAAAGAGTTTATTAAAAATGGGGCGTTACTCGGCCAGTTATGGATGGAAGATTACTTTGATGTAGGAAATCCCTTAATTAATTCTAAAACTTAA
- a CDS encoding HEAT repeat domain-containing protein has product MNDDELNVIDRQNDLDSPLDHLEEESPPPDPEEMLALLSSEMPSQRMLATRAFCEIKDERSIPFLIQLLDDICPLVRVSAAYALGRNTSADAVEPLINILNTDLNGYVRKGVVWALGNCRDRRAVKPLIHALKTDISAVRLWAASSLAQVAKVDYEDVIAAIAPLIEGLRGDLTAAVRSNCAWAVGQLCRELPLNVVYATAIDALLEALVEDVDLGVKEDAKGALLKLGDSRGLQMIEELELEGLI; this is encoded by the coding sequence ATGAACGATGATGAATTAAATGTAATAGATAGGCAAAATGACTTAGATAGTCCTTTGGATCACCTAGAAGAAGAAAGCCCTCCCCCCGATCCAGAGGAAATGTTGGCGTTGCTCTCTTCAGAAATGCCATCACAACGAATGCTCGCTACTAGAGCTTTTTGTGAAATTAAAGATGAGCGCTCTATTCCTTTTTTGATTCAATTATTAGACGATATTTGTCCTTTAGTCAGAGTCAGTGCCGCTTATGCCCTAGGAAGAAATACCAGTGCTGATGCTGTCGAGCCTTTAATTAACATTCTTAATACAGATCTTAATGGCTATGTTCGTAAAGGCGTAGTTTGGGCTTTGGGAAATTGCCGCGATCGCCGGGCGGTTAAGCCTCTAATTCATGCTCTTAAGACGGATATTTCAGCCGTGCGCCTCTGGGCTGCCAGTAGTCTAGCTCAAGTGGCCAAAGTGGACTATGAGGATGTTATCGCGGCTATAGCGCCTTTAATTGAAGGGTTAAGAGGAGATTTAACCGCCGCCGTTAGAAGTAATTGTGCTTGGGCTGTAGGGCAACTTTGTCGAGAGCTTCCTTTGAATGTCGTCTATGCTACCGCTATTGATGCTTTACTTGAAGCGTTAGTAGAAGATGTCGATCTCGGTGTCAAAGAAGATGCCAAAGGAGCTTTATTAAAACTGGGAGATTCTCGCGGTCTTCAAATGATTGAAGAATTAGAACTCGAAGGACTAATTTAA